One stretch of Rhodohalobacter mucosus DNA includes these proteins:
- a CDS encoding acetyltransferase, whose amino-acid sequence MEKLYIIGAGSVGGHIATNLKDYIGEYELAGFYDDDDEKQKNDFYGFKVHGPVSDAQLLDGASIVIGIAFPKIKRKLVSELSPNKSLHFPPLVHKKAWVSTDVPIGKGAIIYPGNSINYGSELGEFVLLNMNCALGHHTTIGNFSSLAPGVNTGGHTKINEAVDVGIGASTLQDVCIGKECIIGGQSMVINNIEAGRTVAGVPAKVIR is encoded by the coding sequence ATGGAAAAATTGTACATCATAGGAGCCGGCAGTGTTGGTGGCCATATAGCAACCAATTTAAAAGACTATATTGGTGAGTATGAACTGGCAGGTTTTTATGATGATGATGATGAAAAACAGAAAAATGACTTTTATGGGTTCAAGGTCCATGGCCCGGTTAGTGACGCCCAATTATTGGATGGAGCGTCAATAGTGATTGGCATTGCCTTCCCAAAAATTAAAAGGAAACTGGTTTCAGAATTGAGCCCTAATAAATCACTTCATTTCCCTCCGCTAGTACACAAAAAGGCGTGGGTTTCTACGGACGTACCTATCGGGAAAGGCGCCATTATATATCCTGGTAACTCTATCAATTATGGCTCTGAATTAGGTGAATTTGTCTTATTAAACATGAACTGTGCATTAGGGCATCATACAACCATTGGTAATTTTTCGAGCCTTGCACCGGGTGTGAACACAGGAGGCCATACAAAAATAAATGAAGCTGTGGACGTTGGCATTGGCGCGTCAACCCTTCAGGATGTTTGCATTGGAAAAGAGTGTATCATCGGAGGGCAGAGTATGGTCATTAACAATATAGAAGCCGGCCGTACGGTAGCAGGTGTACCTGCTAAAGTTATTCGCTGA
- a CDS encoding polysaccharide deacetylase family protein, which translates to MTEQKIVCFTLDVEDGVSIAMRDIFGKNTEQTDRVVTYTKQIIELLGKHGVTGTFFVLGEVAKKFPDLLKAIAKADHEIGVHGYHHLQFFRMTPDEAFQELTSAKKLIEDLTGSEVAGHRAPAFSITPETEWGLDVIAKAGFIYDSSIMPVRGRRYGWPGFSKDITTIPTGYGNLIEVPMSVGSVFGKEMPVCGGGYLRLFPYRFTRRMIEQILQKRPAVVYMHPYELDTEPYPDYYFEELRKTDLLTQLRMRSMWINRKTIFSKLDDLLTQSNFVPMIHLVNEYIAGVETEGSTV; encoded by the coding sequence ATGACTGAGCAGAAAATTGTTTGTTTTACCTTGGATGTCGAGGATGGTGTTAGCATTGCCATGCGAGATATATTCGGGAAAAACACAGAGCAAACGGATCGAGTGGTCACATATACTAAACAAATAATTGAGTTACTGGGCAAACACGGAGTTACTGGAACTTTTTTTGTGCTAGGCGAAGTGGCAAAAAAGTTTCCAGACCTTTTAAAAGCCATAGCTAAAGCCGATCATGAAATCGGTGTGCACGGTTATCACCATTTGCAATTCTTTAGGATGACCCCAGATGAAGCATTTCAAGAGCTGACAAGTGCAAAAAAACTGATTGAGGATTTAACCGGGAGTGAGGTGGCCGGCCATAGGGCGCCTGCGTTCTCCATTACACCCGAAACTGAATGGGGCCTTGATGTAATAGCAAAGGCGGGATTCATATATGATAGCAGTATCATGCCGGTTCGGGGCAGGCGATATGGGTGGCCAGGCTTCTCAAAAGACATCACAACTATCCCTACAGGCTATGGAAATTTAATTGAAGTGCCCATGTCGGTCGGTTCTGTATTTGGAAAAGAAATGCCCGTATGCGGAGGCGGGTATTTGCGTCTTTTCCCCTACCGTTTTACGAGAAGAATGATAGAGCAGATCCTCCAGAAGCGTCCAGCCGTGGTTTACATGCATCCCTACGAGCTGGATACGGAACCGTATCCCGATTACTATTTTGAGGAGCTCCGGAAAACTGATTTGTTGACGCAATTGAGGATGCGTTCTATGTGGATAAACAGGAAAACCATTTTTTCAAAGCTGGATGATCTGCTTACTCAGAGTAACTTTGTACCAATGATCCATCTGGTAAATGAGTATATAGCCGGTGTTGAAACTGAAGGATCAACGGTATGA
- a CDS encoding glycosyltransferase, with the protein MTEKRKILFLMPSLRGGGAERTLINLLHKIDQDLYEIDLLVVLKDGPYVDKIPDHVEVNYLFKSRFLARFLGYLHRMYGLSWFFRNRMMALDTEYDVGISFLDSHYTDLLFHMKNLKRRVAFVHSSYLSHSDYEKFSSNDNLRKKADLNRYSRLDGIYFVSHDSMADFVELFGEGPNMGVVYNIIDREAVLQKARNESGTAIKDDLFSFSAVGSLLPVKGFDRLIRASRIARDKGYEFNVHIAGAGPEEGVLKNMIKEFGLENTIILHGFVNNPYPLMKSSDVFVMSSLSEALPTVLCEAMILGVPSLVTNCSGCRGLVEDGEYGMAAEQDDHDFAKKMMLYMDKPELLEHYSKKSLERAMLFDDDRILKKYYNIFEGKEPNPA; encoded by the coding sequence ATGACTGAGAAGAGAAAAATTCTGTTCCTGATGCCCTCTCTGAGAGGCGGCGGGGCCGAACGAACGCTGATTAACCTGTTGCATAAAATTGATCAGGATCTCTATGAGATCGATCTCCTGGTAGTGTTGAAAGACGGGCCGTATGTAGATAAAATTCCTGATCACGTAGAGGTCAACTATCTTTTCAAGAGCCGTTTCTTGGCCCGGTTTTTAGGCTACCTTCACAGGATGTATGGCTTAAGCTGGTTTTTCAGAAACAGGATGATGGCTTTAGACACAGAGTACGATGTGGGGATCTCTTTTCTGGACAGCCACTACACAGACCTCCTCTTCCATATGAAGAACCTCAAGAGGCGTGTTGCTTTTGTTCACAGCTCCTATCTGTCACACAGCGATTATGAGAAGTTCAGTTCTAATGATAACCTGAGAAAAAAAGCAGATCTCAATCGTTACTCAAGGCTGGATGGCATCTATTTTGTTTCGCATGACTCGATGGCCGACTTTGTTGAGCTGTTTGGAGAAGGACCCAATATGGGGGTGGTCTACAACATTATTGACAGGGAAGCGGTTCTGCAAAAAGCCAGGAATGAAAGCGGTACTGCCATAAAAGACGATTTATTCAGTTTTTCGGCCGTTGGAAGCTTGCTGCCTGTGAAAGGATTCGACCGGCTTATCCGTGCTTCAAGGATCGCCAGGGATAAAGGATATGAGTTTAACGTGCATATAGCCGGTGCGGGGCCTGAGGAGGGCGTTTTAAAAAATATGATCAAAGAGTTTGGATTGGAGAATACAATTATACTGCATGGATTTGTAAATAATCCTTACCCTCTGATGAAAAGCAGCGATGTGTTTGTAATGAGTTCACTTTCGGAAGCTCTCCCCACTGTGCTATGCGAGGCGATGATCCTTGGCGTACCCAGCCTGGTGACCAACTGCTCAGGATGCCGAGGTCTTGTGGAAGACGGTGAGTATGGAATGGCGGCGGAACAGGATGACCACGATTTCGCCAAAAAGATGATGTTGTATATGGACAAACCGGAACTATTGGAACATTACAGTAAAAAGTCACTGGAAAGGGCCATGCTTTTTGATGATGATCGCATTTTGAAGAAATACTACAACATATTTGAAGGAAAGGAGCCCAATCCGGCATAA
- a CDS encoding YdcF family protein gives MLESVVKFMIDPLNILLIMIMVTVICRFNHREKLYRWMVWVSIFWFLLISTPMLPFTLINFLEDQYSPVIISDLDNREAEYHIVILGGGHGIDENLPANSKLSLNALGRLNEGIRLHRKLPNSKLVLSGFSASGGTTQAEMLQKTAHLLGVRTEDTILQNEPANTRQEAEFYSRRFGNRNEVIVVTSASHMKRAVMLFRHYGIDPTPSPTNFRLKGSWKTKWFGFPSIQNIVYMRLGIYEFSAILHVKTLGLKNSYE, from the coding sequence ATGCTTGAATCTGTTGTTAAATTCATGATCGATCCGCTGAATATTCTGCTGATCATGATCATGGTTACAGTTATATGCAGGTTCAATCACCGTGAGAAATTGTATCGATGGATGGTTTGGGTATCGATTTTTTGGTTTCTCCTCATATCAACTCCCATGCTCCCCTTTACACTGATCAATTTTCTGGAAGATCAGTATAGCCCCGTTATAATATCGGATTTAGATAATCGTGAAGCTGAATATCATATCGTAATTCTTGGCGGCGGTCACGGAATCGATGAAAACCTTCCCGCAAATTCTAAATTATCGTTAAATGCGCTTGGGCGGCTGAATGAGGGGATAAGATTACACCGCAAATTACCGAATAGCAAACTTGTGCTGTCAGGATTCTCCGCTTCAGGTGGAACTACTCAAGCTGAAATGCTCCAAAAAACTGCACATTTACTGGGAGTAAGAACTGAAGATACAATACTCCAAAATGAACCGGCCAATACAAGGCAGGAAGCTGAATTTTACAGCAGAAGGTTTGGAAATAGAAATGAGGTAATTGTAGTTACAAGTGCTTCGCACATGAAGCGTGCTGTAATGTTGTTTCGGCATTATGGTATCGATCCAACACCTTCGCCCACAAATTTTCGGCTGAAAGGAAGCTGGAAAACGAAATGGTTTGGGTTTCCGTCTATACAGAACATAGTGTACATGAGATTGGGAATCTACGAATTCAGCGCAATACTGCATGTAAAAACTCTTGGGCTTAAAAATAGCTACGAATGA
- a CDS encoding sugar transferase, translated as MLKRTFDIVVSVTVLVVLSPVLIITSLLIVLKLGSPVFFTQIRPGRDGKPFRMIKFRTMTNEKDKNGKLLPNEKRMTKFGTFLRSASLDELPELFNVLKGDMSLVGPRPLLMDYLPYFTDEQYRRHEVKPGITGWAQVNGRNAIGWDKKLELDIWYVENQSFLLDLKILWLTLIKVVNRDGITHEGHVSMPRFDDYIESTK; from the coding sequence ATGCTGAAGCGGACATTTGATATTGTAGTTTCCGTAACCGTTTTGGTTGTATTGTCTCCTGTGTTGATTATTACATCCCTGTTGATAGTGTTGAAGCTGGGCAGTCCGGTTTTCTTTACACAGATACGGCCTGGCCGGGATGGTAAGCCATTCAGAATGATCAAGTTTAGGACGATGACAAACGAGAAAGACAAGAATGGGAAACTACTGCCAAATGAGAAAAGAATGACGAAATTCGGTACTTTTTTACGTTCTGCAAGCCTTGATGAGCTGCCGGAACTTTTTAATGTACTAAAGGGTGATATGAGTTTGGTGGGCCCCCGGCCGCTGCTGATGGATTATTTGCCCTATTTTACGGATGAACAATACCGGCGTCATGAAGTAAAACCGGGCATAACGGGTTGGGCGCAGGTAAACGGAAGAAATGCCATTGGCTGGGACAAAAAACTGGAATTGGACATCTGGTATGTGGAGAATCAGTCATTCCTGCTCGATCTGAAAATCCTTTGGCTTACCCTTATAAAGGTAGTGAATAGAGATGGAATTACTCACGAAGGGCATGTGTCAATGCCGCGTTTTGACGATTACATTGAGAGTACAAAGTGA
- a CDS encoding glycosyltransferase, whose protein sequence is MRVVQINSALNTTSTGRITEAIGKSVLADGHESYVACKRVGPNGSSSEIIPVGNKLDVYMHGLKTRLLDRHGFGSRKATLELVGRVREIDPDVIGLHNLHGYYLNVEVLFTYLKEVQKPLVWTFHDCWPFTGHCSYFDRVDCTKWKSECRSCPMTRYYPASYGLDQSNRNFHQKKELFTGLDNMTIVTPSYWLKGLVNESFLKEYPVEVIHNGIDLETFSPGTHHLPDAIRNIDKKIILGVASVWDDRKGLSDFIKLSEMVSDDYQIVLVGLNEKQLSNLPKRVMAIAKTENVHELASIYSAAEVFVNPTYSDNFPTTNLEALACGTPVVTYDTGGSPEAVSRETGKIVPKPQVEALLDEILEVDTWDKESVKKNCRNRAEALFDKNQRFKDYLNLFKKIDEKNYKYHIKMST, encoded by the coding sequence ATGAGAGTAGTTCAGATAAATAGTGCACTGAATACAACGAGTACCGGCAGAATTACTGAAGCAATTGGTAAAAGCGTGTTAGCCGATGGCCATGAGAGCTATGTGGCCTGCAAACGGGTGGGGCCAAACGGGAGCAGCTCCGAAATTATCCCTGTAGGGAATAAACTGGATGTGTACATGCACGGCCTCAAAACGAGACTGCTGGATCGCCATGGGTTCGGTTCAAGAAAGGCTACCCTGGAATTGGTTGGCAGGGTCCGGGAGATTGACCCCGACGTGATCGGGCTGCATAATCTGCACGGCTACTATCTGAATGTAGAGGTACTTTTCACCTATCTGAAAGAAGTGCAGAAACCGCTGGTATGGACGTTCCACGACTGCTGGCCATTTACGGGCCACTGCAGCTACTTTGACCGTGTTGACTGTACAAAATGGAAGTCGGAATGCCGAAGCTGCCCCATGACGCGATACTACCCGGCCAGCTACGGTTTGGATCAGTCGAACAGAAATTTTCACCAGAAAAAGGAGTTGTTTACCGGATTGGACAATATGACCATCGTCACTCCATCGTACTGGTTGAAAGGCCTGGTAAATGAATCTTTTTTAAAAGAGTACCCAGTCGAGGTAATTCATAACGGAATCGATTTGGAAACCTTTAGCCCGGGCACGCATCATTTACCGGATGCAATCCGCAATATCGATAAAAAAATAATTCTGGGTGTTGCAAGTGTTTGGGATGACCGAAAGGGGTTGTCGGATTTTATCAAGCTCTCTGAAATGGTGTCTGATGATTACCAAATCGTATTGGTTGGCCTGAATGAGAAACAGCTGAGTAATTTGCCGAAGAGGGTTATGGCCATTGCCAAAACAGAAAATGTGCATGAATTGGCATCAATTTATAGCGCGGCAGAGGTTTTCGTGAATCCAACCTACTCGGACAATTTTCCTACCACAAACCTGGAAGCATTGGCATGTGGTACGCCTGTAGTAACATATGATACAGGAGGAAGTCCGGAAGCCGTGAGTCGTGAAACAGGAAAAATTGTTCCAAAACCGCAAGTTGAAGCACTATTAGATGAAATATTGGAAGTGGATACCTGGGACAAGGAAAGTGTTAAAAAGAATTGCAGAAATCGTGCAGAAGCGCTATTTGACAAAAATCAACGATTTAAGGATTATCTAAATCTTTTTAAAAAAATTGACGAAAAAAATTATAAGTATCATATCAAAATGAGTACATGA
- a CDS encoding acyltransferase, which translates to MGQKVAVKGKNAKIHPTVIIRSPKRVRIGDNCFFNHNTILNGGKHKAILSIGDHVQTGPNVCIYAYNHKFDKMDITFDKQGYTDSDVTIGDDVWIGANTTVLPGVTIGKGCIVGAGSVVTKDLPAYSICVGNPAKPIKYRK; encoded by the coding sequence ATGGGCCAGAAAGTAGCAGTGAAAGGTAAAAATGCGAAAATACATCCAACAGTTATTATCAGATCACCCAAAAGAGTACGTATTGGCGACAACTGCTTTTTTAATCACAATACAATTTTAAATGGTGGAAAGCATAAGGCAATTTTAAGTATCGGGGATCATGTGCAGACCGGCCCGAATGTTTGTATATATGCCTATAATCATAAATTTGACAAGATGGATATCACATTCGATAAGCAAGGGTATACTGATTCCGATGTGACTATTGGAGATGATGTTTGGATTGGGGCGAACACAACTGTATTGCCGGGAGTAACTATAGGGAAAGGGTGTATTGTTGGCGCTGGTTCAGTGGTTACAAAAGATTTACCGGCGTATTCCATTTGTGTAGGCAATCCGGCAAAACCAATTAAGTACAGGAAGTAA
- a CDS encoding sugar-transfer associated ATP-grasp domain-containing protein — MDLKRTLYLGYYLKELDRQKWSKFLQYASGLTGRSISLLRTDALKSVFRYNISLLEFFQFRFFELNDEQRKAWAGTGYMYEYQLKMNPLSERHILDDKRLFYKQYSEFFVHTAADADDLINPGIAEKLIKNASGKLVFKAADGKCGSQVEIKHCSEFSSGKDLIAFMQKHHYGLVEEFIVQHPFIQQLSPSAVNTIRIFTQLNSDDEVEILGCRLRISVNSPVDNMAAGNLAAAIDEQTGLVNGPGVYSDITKKPCMKHPITNVDIDGFQVPMWEEVLDLVKRAAKKHPQNRSIGWDVVVTERGPGLIEGNHDWCKLLWQLPVQRGLKYRLENHLHTGNRSMKNSEQNMKAEESSYAEADI; from the coding sequence ATGGATCTAAAGAGAACACTTTACCTGGGATATTATCTGAAAGAACTTGACCGCCAGAAGTGGAGCAAGTTTTTGCAATATGCAAGCGGGTTGACAGGTCGTTCGATCTCTTTGCTTCGTACAGATGCATTGAAATCTGTCTTTCGCTATAACATATCACTGCTTGAATTTTTCCAGTTTCGTTTCTTTGAACTGAATGATGAGCAGCGAAAAGCGTGGGCCGGAACAGGGTATATGTATGAGTATCAGCTTAAAATGAATCCGCTTTCAGAGCGGCACATATTGGATGACAAGCGCCTTTTCTATAAGCAGTATAGTGAGTTTTTTGTGCATACCGCCGCTGACGCAGATGATCTGATAAACCCCGGCATTGCAGAAAAACTGATAAAGAACGCATCCGGTAAGCTGGTTTTCAAGGCCGCTGACGGAAAGTGCGGTTCTCAGGTTGAAATAAAGCACTGTTCGGAGTTTTCATCCGGCAAGGACCTGATCGCTTTTATGCAAAAGCATCATTACGGGCTGGTGGAAGAGTTTATTGTACAGCATCCGTTCATACAGCAGCTTTCCCCGTCGGCCGTGAATACCATTCGCATTTTTACCCAGCTGAATAGCGATGATGAGGTGGAAATCCTTGGCTGCAGATTGCGTATTTCGGTGAACTCACCCGTTGATAACATGGCAGCCGGCAATCTTGCCGCAGCCATCGATGAGCAAACGGGTCTTGTAAATGGACCTGGGGTATACAGCGATATCACCAAAAAGCCGTGCATGAAACATCCGATTACAAATGTAGATATTGATGGATTTCAGGTTCCCATGTGGGAAGAAGTTCTGGATCTTGTGAAACGTGCAGCTAAAAAGCATCCGCAAAATCGCTCCATAGGATGGGATGTGGTTGTGACCGAGCGGGGCCCGGGGCTGATTGAAGGAAACCATGACTGGTGCAAGCTGCTCTGGCAGCTTCCGGTGCAGCGGGGTTTGAAATACAGGTTGGAAAACCATCTCCATACTGGTAATAGATCCATGAAGAACAGTGAACAGAATATGAAAGCCGAGGAAAGTTCATATGCTGAAGCGGACATTTGA
- a CDS encoding ATP-grasp domain-containing protein: MKVLVLDPGRQALPFLKSLTKKGHDVIMICFNRFSLTYYSRYPSQKIFWPNYNVYQDKFLECLLDYIKHNQVDVTLALGDVTAEILSKNKSEISKYTKITSPDYETYDQTTDKLKLMQFCMQHKIPCPKTYELSDSSDLNVVSEHLTFPVIVKPRKGIGAIGVTKVSSLEELKVKLTSMRKDFGELLIQEYIPFEQSEQYQAEFFLNGNQEICAGVIISKPRFFPVYGGTSTANLSIKNDEIFSVGKELLQKLKWQGAADIDFILDKRTGEPKVIEVNPRVTAGIKIAFKAGVDFADLHMKLAKNQIIERVQDYTVGIYCRNLILDLLWWFFSTKKMKKETKPSFYKFFGKDVCYQAFSLDDPFTGLGFILNMIYKYSNIKEIKKKIFT, encoded by the coding sequence GTGAAAGTTTTAGTTCTGGATCCGGGAAGGCAGGCATTGCCATTTTTAAAGTCTTTGACAAAAAAAGGTCATGATGTGATCATGATTTGTTTTAACAGGTTCAGCCTTACCTATTATTCTCGTTATCCATCGCAAAAAATATTTTGGCCCAACTACAACGTATACCAGGATAAGTTTTTAGAGTGTTTGCTTGATTATATAAAACATAACCAAGTTGATGTGACTTTAGCGTTAGGCGATGTCACCGCTGAAATTTTAAGCAAAAATAAATCTGAGATAAGCAAATACACCAAAATTACAAGCCCTGATTATGAGACCTATGATCAGACTACGGACAAGTTAAAACTGATGCAGTTCTGCATGCAGCATAAAATTCCCTGTCCCAAAACGTATGAACTGTCTGATTCATCGGATCTGAATGTAGTCTCTGAACATTTAACATTTCCTGTGATTGTCAAACCTCGTAAAGGAATCGGGGCAATTGGAGTTACAAAGGTCTCAAGCCTGGAAGAGCTCAAAGTGAAATTAACTTCAATGCGGAAAGACTTTGGTGAGTTGTTAATTCAGGAATACATCCCCTTTGAGCAAAGTGAGCAGTACCAGGCTGAATTTTTTCTGAATGGTAATCAGGAAATCTGCGCAGGAGTAATTATTTCAAAACCAAGGTTTTTCCCCGTTTACGGAGGCACTAGCACGGCAAATTTGTCAATTAAAAATGATGAAATATTTTCGGTTGGAAAGGAATTGCTTCAAAAATTAAAATGGCAGGGCGCGGCTGATATTGATTTTATCCTGGATAAGAGAACCGGCGAACCAAAAGTAATTGAAGTTAACCCAAGGGTAACAGCTGGTATAAAAATTGCGTTTAAGGCAGGTGTGGATTTTGCAGACTTACACATGAAACTTGCGAAGAATCAAATAATTGAGAGGGTGCAGGATTACACGGTCGGTATATACTGCAGGAACTTAATTTTGGATTTGCTATGGTGGTTTTTTTCCACAAAAAAAATGAAAAAAGAGACAAAACCTTCATTCTATAAATTCTTTGGGAAAGATGTATGTTATCAAGCTTTTAGTCTCGACGACCCATTTACAGGATTAGGTTTTATATTAAATATGATATATAAATACTCAAATATAAAAGAAATAAAAAAGAAAATCTTTACCTGA
- a CDS encoding glycosyltransferase — translation MEKICLVIHSLGRGGMERVMSLLAENFSLKKGLQVELILIGMNRSVDYDIPRAVNIHRPTFEFNNSRRWIDTVRTMAFLRKKIKEIGPDRVLSFGEYWNSLVLLSTYGTGYPVYVSDRCKPDKSLGRVHNRLRKLLYPGAAGIIAQTDYAKDFYQREIDHKNIQVIGNPIREIKEPEKGTEKENVILTVGRLIQTKHHDRLIRIFKKMGLNDWKLVIVGGNAIKQDGMSRLKELVHELDMDEKVVLTGEVEDVDQYYRKSKLFAFTSSSEGFPNVIGEAMSAGLPVVAYDCIAGPSDLIEDGMNGFLIPLFDDEQYKEKLMMLVENEDLRKRMGEQSAKLVKKYSSDFICDVFYSFIND, via the coding sequence ATGGAAAAAATTTGCCTGGTCATACATTCGCTGGGGAGGGGAGGGATGGAGCGCGTAATGTCGCTTCTGGCAGAAAATTTTTCGCTTAAGAAGGGTTTACAGGTTGAATTAATTTTGATAGGAATGAACCGCAGCGTTGATTACGATATTCCCAGGGCAGTAAATATTCATCGGCCGACTTTTGAATTTAATAACTCCAGGCGCTGGATCGATACCGTTCGTACGATGGCTTTCTTGCGAAAAAAAATCAAGGAAATTGGCCCGGACAGGGTATTGAGTTTTGGGGAGTACTGGAACAGCCTGGTATTGTTGTCAACCTATGGAACCGGATACCCGGTGTATGTATCGGACCGCTGCAAGCCGGATAAATCGCTTGGAAGAGTGCACAACCGGCTGCGGAAACTTCTCTATCCCGGTGCTGCCGGCATCATAGCCCAAACAGATTACGCAAAAGATTTTTATCAAAGAGAGATTGATCATAAAAACATACAAGTAATAGGAAATCCTATCCGTGAAATAAAAGAACCTGAAAAGGGTACGGAAAAGGAGAATGTCATTTTAACGGTAGGCCGTCTGATTCAGACGAAACATCATGACCGGTTAATCCGCATTTTTAAAAAGATGGGCCTCAATGACTGGAAGCTGGTGATCGTCGGTGGCAATGCGATCAAGCAGGACGGAATGAGCAGGCTCAAAGAGCTGGTTCATGAGCTGGATATGGATGAAAAGGTAGTTCTGACAGGTGAGGTGGAAGATGTGGATCAATACTACAGGAAAAGCAAATTATTTGCCTTTACATCCAGCTCCGAGGGATTTCCGAATGTAATCGGGGAGGCGATGTCGGCGGGGCTTCCTGTGGTGGCCTACGACTGCATTGCAGGACCTTCAGATTTGATTGAAGACGGAATGAACGGTTTTTTGATTCCGCTTTTTGATGATGAGCAATACAAGGAAAAATTGATGATGTTGGTTGAGAACGAAGATTTGCGTAAAAGGATGGGGGAGCAATCTGCCAAATTGGTTAAAAAGTATTCATCCGATTTCATTTGTGATGTGTTTTACTCATTTATTAATGACTAA
- a CDS encoding glycosyltransferase family 4 protein, whose amino-acid sequence MNEFADNGHQVTVLASRPRRVKKPTTFTTENNLKICRVKTGNISKSNPLEKMLSLFFLNRQFEKALNKYLANENYDLIIFNTPPITLSPFIEKLKDKYGCKFYLLLKDIWPYGFVDFDLIRKNGLIYNYFRKHEKRLYRVADRIGCMSPLGIDFVLSKNPELDPEKLEVCPNAIRVKDVNSTKELDIRKKYKIPEDATIYIYSGNISLGHGIEFLGETITDLKGYKKAFFLIGGSGLYFEKIRSQLKKSSVSNALVYDYLPKEDFENLLSICDVGLILLSSKYNYPQFPSRLLSYLHNRMAVLCAVNTSTDIGQIVEENQAGLSVTHGDRKRFIEAIKSMSENTQMLKEMKDNSFHLLNEKYTTDIAYRTILNSIK is encoded by the coding sequence ATGAATGAATTTGCAGATAATGGGCATCAGGTTACGGTATTGGCCAGTCGGCCAAGACGTGTAAAAAAACCTACAACGTTTACAACAGAAAACAATTTAAAAATATGCCGGGTTAAAACAGGTAACATAAGTAAAAGCAACCCTTTAGAAAAAATGCTTTCTCTTTTTTTCTTAAACAGGCAGTTTGAAAAGGCTTTGAACAAATATCTTGCAAATGAGAATTATGATTTAATCATTTTTAATACTCCGCCTATAACTCTCAGTCCTTTTATTGAAAAGTTAAAGGATAAATACGGGTGCAAGTTCTACTTGCTTTTAAAAGACATTTGGCCTTATGGATTTGTCGATTTTGACCTTATCAGGAAAAACGGACTGATTTATAACTACTTTAGAAAACACGAGAAAAGATTGTATAGAGTAGCTGACCGTATTGGGTGTATGTCACCATTGGGAATTGATTTTGTGCTGTCCAAAAACCCTGAATTAGACCCGGAAAAGTTGGAAGTGTGTCCTAATGCAATTAGGGTTAAAGACGTTAATAGTACAAAGGAATTGGATATCAGAAAGAAGTATAAAATTCCAGAGGATGCAACGATTTATATATACAGTGGAAATATAAGCTTGGGACATGGTATTGAATTCCTCGGTGAAACCATTACGGACTTGAAAGGATATAAAAAAGCGTTCTTCCTTATTGGAGGTTCCGGATTATATTTTGAGAAAATTCGAAGCCAACTGAAGAAAAGTTCAGTGAGTAATGCATTAGTCTATGATTATCTCCCTAAGGAAGATTTTGAAAACCTCCTGTCAATTTGTGATGTCGGCTTAATTCTGCTAAGCAGTAAGTATAACTATCCGCAGTTCCCATCCCGTCTTCTATCTTATCTTCATAATAGGATGGCGGTGTTATGTGCTGTAAATACAAGTACCGACATAGGTCAGATTGTAGAGGAAAACCAGGCTGGATTGAGTGTGACTCATGGAGATCGAAAAAGATTTATTGAAGCAATTAAGAGTATGAGTGAAAATACTCAAATGCTGAAAGAGATGAAGGATAATTCATTTCATTTGCTGAATGAAAAGTATACCACTGATATAGCTTACAGAACTATTCTGAATTCGATAAAATAG